A stretch of the Archangium violaceum genome encodes the following:
- a CDS encoding ABC transporter ATP-binding protein: MLRDVDCVVRARELWVVLGPNGTGKSTLLRGVLGEMPWTRGVIRLLGRERGEWEARALARNVAWVPQNFEPAEGFSGLELVLMGRSPHLGLWGLTSTSDEALAREVLEELGVAYLAERSCEAMSGGERRMLLLARGLVQQPKLLLLDEPTAFLDVAHQVGALERVRARVDAGLGAVAVLHDVNLAAAFATHVLLMRDGQVLARGLASDVLQRERLEALYGVPMEMASAPSGARLFAPRARWTAGRD; encoded by the coding sequence GTGCTGCGGGACGTGGACTGCGTGGTGCGTGCCCGGGAGCTGTGGGTGGTGCTCGGACCCAACGGCACGGGCAAGAGCACGCTGCTGCGCGGGGTGCTCGGGGAGATGCCGTGGACGCGCGGAGTCATCCGGCTGCTGGGCCGCGAGCGCGGAGAGTGGGAGGCGAGGGCGCTCGCCCGGAACGTGGCGTGGGTGCCGCAGAACTTCGAGCCCGCCGAGGGCTTCAGCGGGCTGGAGCTGGTGCTGATGGGGCGCAGTCCGCACCTCGGGCTGTGGGGCCTCACCTCGACGAGCGACGAGGCGCTGGCGCGGGAGGTGTTGGAGGAGCTCGGGGTGGCGTACCTGGCGGAGCGCTCCTGCGAGGCCATGTCCGGAGGCGAGCGCCGGATGCTGCTGCTGGCGCGCGGGCTGGTGCAGCAACCGAAGCTGTTGCTGCTGGACGAGCCCACCGCGTTCCTCGACGTGGCCCACCAGGTGGGGGCGCTGGAGCGGGTGCGCGCGCGGGTGGACGCGGGCCTGGGCGCGGTGGCGGTGCTCCACGACGTCAACCTCGCGGCGGCCTTCGCCACCCACGTGCTGCTGATGCGCGACGGGCAGGTGCTGGCGCGGGGCCTCGCGTCGGACGTGCTGCAACGCGAGCGGCTCGAGGCCCTCTACGGCGTCCCCATGGAGATGGCGAGCGCCCCCTCGGGAGCGCGCCTGTTCGCCCCTCGCGCGCGTTGGACGGCCGGGCGGGATTAG
- a CDS encoding protein kinase domain-containing protein encodes MGEIFLARLEGAQGFEKLCVIKKILPQLAEDPEFVERFVGEARTLVKLSHGSIAQVLDMGLHEGEAYMALEYVDGKDLRKVAARARDRQRPLPLTFVLFVMGRVLDALAYAHRKKGDDEGELNLVHRDISPQNILISYEGEVKVIDFGLAKSRLSAAKTNPSIILGKFLYMSPEQARHLPVDRRSDLYAVGLCLYELISGRNPFGQLPPGELMSAVAQPNIPPMSQVVPSVPPAVEQLVMKALAVDPAQRFQTAEELRAKLNACLLEMDPSSGPESVSRSMHELFGAEYQAERRLLASLREVGRMPEPEPVVIGMPEGTPPRPSPTLPPKTIRLDGPVEPLSFRPTPRAREGGPVREEGETRPAVTVVEEPTRPAVAVEAIEESRRERHSPPGGSPTVDVSGLTTPPAPRPVAPPVLSAEPGSGVGRGTGTHRAATPSVPPVLSAEPNSGARRSAGTHRAATPATPAAPPVLSAEPNSGARRGAGTHRAATPTTSVAPPVLSTEPGSGSAPASGPVFPPAAPPVVPLVVQPPPEVVAIEDTPLWSEPLSAGEGSHATAVPPVRSETEEVPGLGGSSSEEADARFEPTGETPLAGTGNADEGAVDVGLEDTQPRIHLPREMHEDTQPRVSLLDVYRQDTQPRVVLDESLLRDSPDEEDVTQENRKKPRRRVTSTGVPVSSPRQTSSSSHRAVAQAQPAQDKEITRRTAVPKRPGLPWGMIIMGLALLLTGLGVGAAAFFLQHPVDSETVEPPPARPVLPSGGKTARAPSVAPSSVPAPEAAAPSTAGGAPVPGGTRTAPPAPEEAPAAAAAPEMATAPDAGSSMVEPSPEESLLAPLNDPQPAPSKRPPPRKRSSRNASTLQKEWARTRSAYKALTRVYACESLNFLCSRYEDLEAEVVGMGDVESPELLGKVKALYREIQKRKGGS; translated from the coding sequence ATGGGGGAGATCTTCCTCGCGCGGCTGGAGGGGGCGCAGGGCTTCGAGAAGCTGTGCGTCATCAAGAAGATATTGCCGCAGTTGGCGGAGGATCCGGAGTTCGTGGAGCGCTTCGTGGGCGAGGCGCGCACGCTGGTGAAGCTGTCGCACGGCTCCATCGCGCAGGTGCTGGACATGGGGCTGCACGAGGGCGAGGCGTACATGGCCCTCGAGTATGTGGACGGCAAGGACCTGCGCAAGGTGGCGGCGCGGGCGCGTGACAGGCAGAGGCCGCTGCCGCTCACCTTCGTGCTGTTCGTGATGGGCCGGGTGCTGGACGCGCTCGCCTACGCGCACCGCAAGAAGGGCGATGACGAGGGGGAGCTGAACCTCGTCCACCGGGACATCTCGCCGCAGAACATCCTCATCTCCTACGAGGGGGAGGTGAAGGTCATCGACTTCGGCCTGGCCAAGAGCCGGCTGAGCGCGGCGAAGACGAACCCGAGCATCATCCTCGGCAAGTTCCTCTACATGTCACCGGAGCAGGCCCGGCACCTGCCGGTGGATCGCCGCAGTGATTTGTACGCGGTGGGTCTGTGCCTCTACGAGCTCATCTCCGGGAGGAACCCCTTCGGTCAGCTGCCTCCGGGCGAGCTGATGTCCGCCGTGGCCCAGCCGAACATCCCGCCGATGAGCCAGGTGGTGCCGTCCGTGCCGCCCGCGGTGGAGCAACTGGTGATGAAGGCGCTGGCGGTGGACCCGGCGCAGCGCTTCCAGACGGCCGAGGAGCTGCGCGCGAAGCTGAACGCGTGCCTGCTGGAGATGGATCCCTCCTCGGGGCCCGAGAGCGTCAGCCGGTCCATGCACGAGCTGTTCGGCGCGGAGTACCAGGCCGAGCGGCGGCTGCTCGCGAGCCTGCGCGAGGTGGGGCGCATGCCCGAGCCGGAGCCCGTGGTGATCGGCATGCCGGAGGGGACGCCGCCGAGGCCCTCTCCGACGCTGCCGCCGAAAACCATCCGGCTGGATGGCCCCGTCGAGCCGCTCTCCTTCAGGCCCACGCCTCGCGCTCGGGAGGGTGGACCGGTGCGCGAGGAGGGCGAGACGCGGCCAGCGGTGACGGTGGTGGAGGAGCCCACGAGGCCCGCCGTCGCCGTCGAGGCCATCGAGGAGTCCAGGCGCGAGCGGCATTCTCCCCCGGGCGGCTCGCCCACGGTGGATGTGTCGGGGCTCACGACTCCTCCGGCGCCCAGGCCCGTGGCGCCTCCTGTTCTGTCGGCGGAGCCGGGCTCCGGCGTGGGACGGGGCACGGGGACGCACCGGGCCGCCACTCCCTCCGTGCCTCCGGTGCTGTCGGCGGAGCCGAATTCTGGCGCGAGGCGGAGCGCGGGGACGCACCGGGCCGCTACTCCCGCCACTCCCGCCGCGCCTCCGGTGCTGTCGGCGGAGCCGAATTCTGGCGCGAGGCGGGGCGCGGGGACGCACCGGGCCGCGACTCCCACCACTTCCGTCGCGCCTCCGGTGCTGTCGACGGAGCCAGGTTCTGGCTCGGCTCCGGCGTCCGGTCCTGTTTTCCCACCTGCCGCGCCTCCCGTCGTTCCCCTGGTGGTGCAGCCGCCCCCGGAAGTGGTCGCCATCGAGGACACTCCGCTCTGGTCGGAGCCACTGAGCGCGGGCGAGGGTTCGCACGCCACCGCGGTTCCTCCGGTCCGTTCCGAGACGGAGGAGGTTCCCGGGCTGGGGGGCTCCTCATCGGAGGAGGCGGATGCCCGGTTCGAGCCCACGGGCGAGACGCCCCTCGCGGGCACCGGGAACGCGGACGAGGGGGCCGTGGACGTGGGCCTGGAGGACACGCAACCGCGCATCCATCTTCCGCGCGAGATGCACGAGGACACGCAGCCGCGCGTGTCCCTGCTGGATGTCTATCGCCAGGACACGCAGCCGCGCGTGGTGCTCGATGAGTCGCTCCTCCGCGACTCGCCGGATGAGGAGGATGTGACCCAGGAGAACAGGAAGAAGCCTCGCCGGCGTGTGACGTCGACGGGTGTTCCCGTGTCCTCCCCGCGCCAGACGTCCTCCTCCTCTCACAGGGCCGTGGCCCAGGCCCAGCCCGCCCAGGACAAGGAGATCACCCGTCGCACGGCCGTCCCGAAGCGGCCGGGGCTCCCATGGGGGATGATCATCATGGGGCTCGCGCTGCTGCTGACGGGCCTGGGCGTGGGGGCCGCCGCCTTCTTCCTTCAGCACCCCGTGGACTCCGAGACGGTGGAGCCTCCACCCGCGCGTCCCGTGCTCCCCTCGGGAGGCAAGACGGCCCGGGCTCCGTCCGTCGCCCCTTCGTCTGTCCCCGCTCCCGAAGCCGCGGCGCCTTCCACCGCTGGGGGCGCCCCCGTCCCGGGTGGTACGCGGACGGCCCCTCCTGCTCCGGAAGAGGCACCCGCCGCGGCTGCCGCTCCCGAGATGGCAACGGCCCCGGACGCGGGCTCCTCCATGGTCGAGCCCTCTCCCGAGGAGTCGCTGCTCGCTCCGCTCAATGACCCGCAGCCGGCTCCCAGCAAGCGTCCACCGCCGCGCAAGCGCTCCTCGCGCAACGCGTCGACCCTGCAGAAGGAGTGGGCCCGCACGCGCAGCGCCTACAAGGCGCTCACCCGCGTCTACGCGTGCGAGAGCCTCAACTTCCTGTGCAGCCGTTACGAGGACCTCGAGGCCGAGGTGGTGGGCATGGGCGACGTCGAGAGCCCCGAGCTGCTCGGCAAGGTGAAGGCGCTGTACCGGGAGATCCAGAAGAGGAAGGGCGGCTCCTGA
- a CDS encoding FHA domain-containing protein, translating into MWQIIINGPGYFDTAYELPEGVTHLGRADENDIVLGGDLVSRRHARLVVEGDSLSIEDLGSRNGSRVNGTPLQGRLELNPGDTISLGENTLSVRQPHQVENAATEMVDLGAGGVRRFGHGDDVGPSVILTKNIKNVDLLRALDNFSSPFDSIPATAAPLAPAPPSPPSPPRGAYETLVLLFHVAEALATASNLTAFLEVTMDRVLERIGATTAVVLLRHPTGVLVPAAVRHRGKLAKGEVPVSDGIIEEALRQGRALLVGDVRDDRRFAGRESVILYGVDRVLCIPIGIESPFSGVLYVNTSAKNDTELEVMLDACTAVAHLVATGVQKFSGSSGGLASRHHLERFLSPEVAERRAAELQQRPGGKLPGLEERNLTVVHAELVGFGALCSRIGAERATVLLNDFHSRLGGLVFSFEGTLETFVGESLRALFGSPFSKLDDPVRAVRAALALRADWERYMARRPMDERCELRIGITTTRALVGLVGPESRPSYTAVGEGVQVASLLAGTAMPGQVLITGKTLAVIGARFDVVPLGERLIRPPRDKVAAFEVVDEDIPQLTNPGVR; encoded by the coding sequence ATGTGGCAGATCATCATCAACGGCCCGGGTTACTTCGACACTGCCTACGAGCTGCCAGAGGGCGTCACGCACCTCGGCCGCGCGGATGAGAACGACATCGTCCTGGGCGGAGACCTCGTCTCTCGGCGACATGCCCGCCTCGTCGTGGAGGGGGACAGTCTGAGCATCGAGGACCTCGGCAGCCGCAACGGCAGCCGCGTCAACGGCACGCCCCTTCAGGGCCGCCTCGAGCTGAACCCCGGCGACACCATCTCCCTGGGTGAGAACACCCTCTCGGTGCGCCAACCCCACCAGGTGGAGAACGCCGCCACCGAGATGGTGGACCTGGGCGCCGGGGGCGTGCGCCGCTTCGGCCATGGGGATGACGTGGGGCCCTCCGTCATCCTCACCAAGAACATCAAGAACGTGGACCTGCTGCGGGCGCTCGACAACTTCTCCAGCCCCTTCGACAGCATCCCCGCCACCGCCGCGCCCCTCGCCCCGGCGCCTCCCTCACCTCCCTCGCCTCCTCGCGGCGCCTACGAGACGCTCGTCCTCCTCTTCCACGTCGCGGAGGCGCTCGCCACCGCCTCGAACCTGACGGCCTTCCTCGAAGTCACCATGGACCGGGTGCTCGAGCGCATCGGCGCCACCACCGCCGTGGTGCTGCTGCGCCATCCCACCGGGGTGCTGGTCCCCGCCGCCGTGCGCCACCGTGGCAAGCTCGCCAAGGGCGAGGTGCCCGTCTCCGATGGCATCATCGAGGAGGCCCTGCGCCAGGGTCGCGCGCTCCTGGTGGGCGACGTGCGCGACGACCGCCGCTTCGCCGGCCGCGAGAGCGTCATCCTCTATGGCGTGGACCGGGTGCTCTGCATCCCCATCGGCATCGAGTCGCCCTTCTCCGGCGTCCTCTACGTCAACACCTCCGCGAAGAACGACACCGAGCTGGAGGTCATGCTCGATGCCTGCACCGCCGTGGCGCACCTGGTGGCCACGGGCGTGCAGAAGTTCTCCGGCTCCTCGGGCGGGCTGGCCTCGCGCCACCATCTGGAGCGCTTCCTCTCGCCCGAGGTGGCCGAGCGCCGCGCCGCCGAGCTCCAGCAGCGCCCGGGCGGCAAGCTGCCCGGACTGGAGGAGCGCAACCTCACCGTCGTCCACGCCGAGCTCGTCGGCTTCGGCGCGCTGTGCTCCCGCATCGGCGCCGAGCGCGCCACCGTGCTGCTCAACGACTTCCACTCGCGCCTGGGCGGCCTCGTCTTCAGCTTCGAGGGCACCCTGGAGACCTTCGTCGGCGAGTCGCTCCGCGCCCTCTTCGGCTCTCCCTTCTCCAAGCTGGATGATCCCGTGCGCGCGGTGCGCGCCGCGCTCGCCCTGCGCGCCGATTGGGAGCGCTACATGGCCCGCCGCCCCATGGACGAGCGGTGCGAGCTGCGCATCGGCATCACCACCACCCGGGCCCTCGTGGGGCTGGTGGGCCCCGAGTCCCGTCCCTCGTACACCGCCGTGGGCGAGGGCGTGCAGGTGGCCTCGTTGCTGGCTGGCACCGCCATGCCCGGCCAGGTGCTCATCACCGGCAAGACGCTGGCCGTCATCGGCGCCCGCTTCGACGTGGTTCCCCTCGGCGAGCGCCTCATCCGCCCCCCTCGCGACAAGGTCGCCGCCTTCGAGGTCGTGGACGAGGACATCCCCCAGCTCACCAATCCCGGTGTGCGCTGA
- a CDS encoding cell surface protein, translating into MRTHGTPARWSACLVTALLVTGCGGPSDEEEPKTPVVCASENDPFADKVVSFSPGPFAGFGQDGYPDIVLGPPHGGGSGMGSLDVLSLGERGEIVLELTDIGVVDGPGVDLLVFENPFGNFAETGFVSVSEDGQTWHDFPCAPTDRANGSPGCAGVKHVFSSPDNGISPTDPSVAGGDGFDLATLGVARARFVRIKDSGENAYGSTSGGFDLDAIVVVNGSPVCEWR; encoded by the coding sequence ATGAGGACCCACGGCACCCCGGCGCGCTGGAGCGCCTGTCTCGTCACCGCCTTGCTCGTCACCGGCTGCGGAGGTCCCTCCGACGAGGAGGAGCCGAAGACTCCGGTGGTCTGCGCGAGCGAGAACGACCCGTTCGCCGACAAGGTGGTGTCCTTCTCGCCCGGCCCGTTCGCCGGCTTCGGCCAGGATGGCTATCCGGACATCGTGCTCGGACCGCCCCACGGGGGTGGCTCCGGCATGGGCTCGCTGGACGTGCTCTCGCTCGGCGAGCGGGGGGAGATCGTCCTCGAGCTCACCGACATCGGCGTGGTGGATGGGCCCGGCGTGGATCTGCTCGTCTTCGAGAACCCCTTCGGCAACTTCGCGGAGACGGGCTTCGTCTCCGTGAGCGAGGATGGCCAGACGTGGCACGACTTCCCCTGTGCTCCCACGGACAGGGCCAACGGCTCCCCTGGCTGCGCGGGCGTGAAGCACGTGTTCTCCTCGCCGGACAACGGCATCAGCCCCACGGACCCGTCCGTGGCGGGCGGTGATGGTTTCGACCTGGCCACCCTCGGCGTGGCCCGGGCGCGCTTCGTCCGCATCAAGGACAGCGGGGAGAACGCCTATGGGTCCACGTCGGGCGGGTTCGACCTGGACGCGATCGTGGTGGTGAACGGCTCTCCCGTCTGCGAGTGGCGGTGA
- a CDS encoding FecCD family ABC transporter permease, producing the protein MRERGKGFTLARVLGLCGVFLVLMLVAFLVSVRFGDQPISLHSALFGKPTSKDALIFWSVRMPRAVLAALVGAGLAASGTTLQGVLRNPLADPFILGVSGGAALGATLALAVGLASVGEVAPDLGGGLARLSAPTLFAFVGAVAAMLFVLAASRGHGGRTPDVALLIGVVFNSFASAVITLIKTLSDPNQLGAILHWLAGTLGHERAGTLALSVLLQVAAIGVMLALSGRLNLLTLGDEDAASLGVSVASTRRLLLLAASASVAGAVALSGLIGFVGLIVPHLLRLAFGPDQRLLVPLSALGGAAFLMLADLLARLTFPLFGGDPPVGVVTALLGGPLFLALLYRRGRLTAA; encoded by the coding sequence ATGCGAGAGCGGGGCAAGGGCTTCACGTTGGCGCGGGTGCTCGGGCTCTGCGGGGTGTTCCTCGTCCTGATGCTCGTGGCGTTCCTCGTGTCCGTCCGCTTCGGGGATCAGCCCATCTCCCTTCACTCCGCCTTGTTCGGGAAGCCCACGTCCAAGGACGCCCTCATCTTCTGGTCCGTCCGGATGCCGCGCGCCGTGCTGGCGGCCCTCGTCGGCGCGGGGCTCGCCGCCTCCGGGACCACACTGCAGGGCGTGCTGCGCAACCCGCTGGCGGACCCCTTCATCCTCGGCGTCTCTGGCGGCGCGGCGCTCGGGGCCACCCTGGCCCTGGCCGTGGGGCTCGCCTCCGTGGGTGAGGTGGCTCCAGACCTCGGGGGCGGGCTGGCGCGCCTCTCCGCACCGACGCTGTTCGCCTTCGTGGGGGCCGTGGCGGCCATGCTCTTCGTGCTCGCCGCGAGCCGCGGCCATGGGGGCCGTACGCCCGATGTCGCGCTCCTCATCGGCGTCGTCTTCAATTCCTTCGCGTCCGCGGTCATCACGCTTATCAAGACGCTCTCCGACCCGAACCAGCTGGGGGCGATCCTCCACTGGCTCGCGGGAACCCTCGGCCACGAGCGCGCTGGAACGCTCGCCCTGTCCGTGCTCCTCCAGGTCGCGGCCATCGGTGTGATGCTCGCGCTTTCAGGACGACTCAACCTGCTCACGCTGGGAGACGAGGACGCGGCCTCGCTCGGCGTGTCCGTGGCGAGCACGCGGCGGTTGTTGCTCCTCGCCGCGAGCGCCAGCGTGGCCGGTGCCGTGGCGCTCTCGGGGCTCATCGGCTTCGTGGGGCTCATCGTGCCCCACCTGCTGCGGCTCGCCTTCGGGCCGGACCAGCGGCTGCTCGTTCCGCTCTCCGCGCTCGGAGGCGCGGCGTTCCTCATGCTCGCGGACCTGCTGGCGCGGCTGACCTTCCCGCTGTTCGGCGGCGATCCCCCCGTGGGCGTGGTGACGGCGCTGCTGGGGGGGCCGCTGTTCCTCGCGCTCCTGTACCGGCGCGGGCGGCTCACGGCGGCCTGA
- a CDS encoding ABC transporter substrate-binding protein, whose product MKTRLVPFVLLAALCLVTAARAAPPKGGPRFLGPKPPEKVKRVVTLAPSFTETVMALGAGSTLVGVSRFDEAKEVAGLPRVGGFIDPSIEAVVALEPDLVLVQPGPGNQRSVEKLAELGIPVLLLPLHTVADTLAALRAVGKALGKETEAAALVQRIESTRVRIREASRKLESPRVLFVYGFTPLVVAGPGSFADELLRDAGARNVAADASGAYPVYPVERAVGVSPDVVVDASDVDVGKDTLRALLSESRWVEVPSMALLQPGPSLGRGLEELFQLLHPTVKPDAGIAR is encoded by the coding sequence ATGAAGACCCGCCTCGTTCCGTTCGTCCTGCTCGCCGCGCTCTGCCTCGTCACCGCCGCGCGCGCCGCTCCCCCCAAGGGAGGTCCCCGCTTCCTCGGCCCCAAGCCTCCCGAGAAGGTGAAGCGCGTGGTGACGCTCGCCCCGTCGTTCACGGAGACGGTGATGGCGCTCGGAGCGGGGAGCACCCTCGTGGGGGTCTCCCGCTTCGATGAGGCCAAGGAGGTGGCCGGACTGCCTCGCGTGGGCGGCTTCATCGACCCTTCCATCGAGGCGGTAGTGGCCCTCGAGCCGGACCTCGTGCTCGTCCAGCCGGGGCCGGGCAACCAGCGGTCCGTGGAGAAGCTGGCCGAGCTCGGCATCCCCGTGCTGTTGCTGCCCCTGCACACCGTGGCCGATACCCTGGCCGCCCTCCGCGCCGTGGGCAAGGCCCTTGGGAAGGAGACGGAGGCCGCCGCCCTCGTGCAGCGCATCGAGTCCACCCGCGTCCGCATCCGCGAGGCCTCCAGGAAGCTCGAGTCGCCGCGCGTCCTGTTCGTCTATGGCTTCACGCCGCTCGTCGTCGCCGGCCCCGGCTCCTTCGCGGACGAGCTGCTGCGCGATGCGGGAGCCCGCAACGTGGCGGCGGACGCGAGTGGGGCCTACCCCGTCTATCCCGTCGAGCGCGCGGTGGGGGTCTCGCCGGACGTGGTGGTGGATGCCTCGGACGTGGACGTGGGCAAGGACACGCTGCGCGCGCTCCTCTCCGAGTCCCGGTGGGTGGAGGTGCCGTCCATGGCGCTGCTCCAGCCGGGGCCCTCGCTGGGTCGCGGGCTGGAGGAGCTGTTCCAGTTGCTGCACCCCACCGTGAAGCCCGACGCGGGGATCGCGCGCTAG
- a CDS encoding MXAN_6577-like cysteine-rich protein codes for MRGGALGVLLLVMGSALLAGCPTDEFLCSEGLTLCGGNRCVDLSSASSDCGACDVACSATEVCIESACRCRAGATLCDGQCVVTASDPSHCGGCAGAGGAACSPEQVCEQGQCKDSCTLADSKLCGRSCVDPDTDAFNCGACGNVCADSRSCRGGICTYDVVAACFNTGQVVGIQAESDVKGPAMAVGTSPLTVARMQDVLLVLDASSRLLQARLIDYGELEARNTTGLVPNHLLVEEPYVYILNSTSNTLQILQRKDAPSFNHSPQFPKGVTLTDVGSVNFGANTNPYAFALQGSDAYVTLLGNLQTDSSAGGRVVRVSVADPTRPVITDVFKLPTGEALMPFQGRTTVPAPAGIAMRRGWMYVALGNLEPGNFSVGGPGFLVRIDLTTREMRLIALGEECLNPFWVVPVGERLLVSCSGAATYDRNFNLIDVKGTGLVLLDADDHVLDSLALRCPEGTSCQRASAGRFSVVGNRAYVGDNNAGRVFVIEVVGDSLVERRGLGPGAAPPLLVCPRNNGPSLVGDVIAIP; via the coding sequence ATGAGAGGAGGAGCCCTCGGGGTTCTGTTGCTGGTGATGGGGTCCGCGCTGCTGGCCGGGTGCCCGACGGATGAGTTCCTGTGCTCCGAGGGGCTCACGCTCTGCGGCGGCAATAGGTGCGTGGACCTTTCCAGCGCTTCCTCCGACTGTGGCGCCTGTGACGTGGCCTGCTCCGCCACCGAGGTCTGTATCGAGAGCGCCTGCCGCTGCCGCGCGGGGGCCACGCTGTGCGATGGGCAGTGCGTCGTCACCGCGTCGGACCCGTCCCACTGCGGTGGATGCGCGGGAGCGGGGGGCGCGGCGTGCTCGCCGGAGCAGGTGTGCGAGCAGGGGCAGTGCAAGGACTCCTGCACCCTGGCGGACTCCAAGCTCTGTGGGCGCTCGTGCGTGGACCCGGACACGGATGCCTTCAACTGTGGTGCCTGCGGGAACGTGTGCGCGGACTCCCGGAGTTGCAGGGGCGGCATCTGCACCTATGACGTCGTCGCCGCGTGCTTCAACACCGGGCAGGTGGTGGGCATCCAGGCGGAGTCGGACGTGAAGGGACCCGCGATGGCCGTGGGGACCAGTCCCCTGACCGTCGCGCGCATGCAGGATGTGCTGCTGGTGCTGGATGCCTCCTCGAGGCTGCTCCAGGCCCGGCTCATCGACTACGGCGAGCTGGAGGCACGCAACACCACGGGCCTGGTCCCCAATCACCTGCTCGTCGAGGAGCCCTACGTCTACATCCTCAACTCCACGAGCAACACCCTCCAGATCCTCCAGCGGAAGGATGCGCCCTCCTTCAACCACAGCCCGCAGTTCCCCAAGGGCGTCACGCTCACCGACGTGGGCAGCGTGAATTTCGGTGCGAACACCAACCCCTATGCGTTCGCATTGCAGGGCTCGGATGCCTACGTCACGCTGCTGGGCAACCTGCAGACGGATTCCTCCGCGGGTGGACGGGTGGTCCGGGTCTCGGTGGCGGACCCCACCCGGCCCGTCATCACGGACGTCTTCAAGTTGCCCACGGGCGAGGCCCTGATGCCCTTTCAGGGTCGCACCACCGTTCCCGCGCCCGCGGGGATCGCCATGCGCCGGGGCTGGATGTACGTCGCGCTCGGCAACCTGGAGCCCGGGAACTTCTCCGTGGGAGGCCCCGGTTTCCTGGTCCGCATCGATCTCACCACCCGCGAGATGCGTCTCATCGCGCTCGGCGAGGAGTGTCTCAACCCGTTCTGGGTCGTCCCCGTGGGCGAGCGGCTTCTCGTGAGCTGTAGCGGCGCCGCGACCTATGACCGCAACTTCAACCTCATCGACGTGAAGGGGACCGGGCTGGTGCTGCTCGACGCGGATGACCACGTGCTCGACTCGCTCGCGCTGCGGTGCCCGGAGGGGACCTCGTGCCAGCGCGCCTCCGCGGGCCGTTTTTCCGTGGTGGGCAACCGCGCCTACGTGGGTGACAACAACGCGGGCCGTGTCTTCGTCATCGAGGTGGTGGGTGACTCGCTCGTGGAGCGGCGCGGGCTGGGGCCCGGTGCCGCGCCCCCCCTCCTCGTCTGCCCTCGGAACAATGGGCCCTCCCTCGTCGGTGACGTCATCGCGATTCCCTGA